In Drosophila miranda strain MSH22 chromosome XR, D.miranda_PacBio2.1, whole genome shotgun sequence, the genomic window CTGAGGAGTGGCTCGAGCGGGTCAGACCAAATGGAGGCCGCATCTAGTATTCTtaacaaatgaaattcaattgCGTTTAACCCTGCATTTATCTAGCAACTAAAAACCCCAAACCCCAAATACAATGTACAAGTACAATTCTCTATAattatctttttttttgttaacaTTAAACAAGAGACATCTAAAATGGAACTTCATTTATTAGAATTGAATTCCTAACACTAAGCACCTTCAGGTAGCGACTACTTCGGTTGGGATTAACAATGCTGGATTGGAGTTAGTTAGTTAGTTATCTAGTTAGTTAGGGCACTAAGTGTAGACAACCCTGGGGGTTAGTGGTACATATTAGATTTCAGATATCAAACTCCTCCTGCTCTGACCCGCCCAGCTTTTCGTAGTGATGCAGACAACCGCCATGCGTGCCTATATACAGGTACGCCTCAGCTTCACTGGAATTTGCCTGAGCTATCGTGAGAGGCTGTGCAATCACTTTTCTGGATATATGCTGCTCGGGTAGTCGTGTGTACAgcttcagctgctgctctttCTCTATGGGGTCTGTAAACGAGCAAAGAGTGGAGAGAGTTTGTCCATCAGTTTTTCGATTTTTCACTTTGATTTTCGTTGCTCTGCTTTGCCACGTTTGCCCTTTAGATCTTTCACAAAGTGTCTCTCTCCAACATTTGTATTTCACTGTGCTAtaattattatatattcccAATAATATTTCTGCCTTTTCTTTGCAAACATGAGAATAGATCATCAAAATCAAAAGGATTATATTAAGGTAATaatatttcatttcatttccatttcaaTGCATGTAAAATATCCATTACAAAACCGAAGGGAACATGGTAATCGATCGCGTAATACGTTAAAGAAGTACCGAAAATTCACAACGTTTGCATCGTTTTAAAAACATCGTACGTATCTTGAACATATGGTGATTGAGCTTAAACTAAAGCTTAAACTACATTTATGGAACATCGAATTGGTTCACAAAATTTGAATCTTGAAGTGCTAGTTGCTTAGATGCTAAATATGTACGTCCAACACTTTGTAAAGGGTCTGAGCAATCGCTTCAAGCAGTTTACAGCACGGTCttaagtatacatatatatattgcTTCTGTGTTAGCTGATTGAATAGCTTCTCTTAGTTTGGTTTTAGGTTTTTCAAGTTCATTAAGTATTGTATTGCTTGACATTTGCATATTAAGTACAGGTACTCTCCAACGATCTTTCAATACTATTTTCTTTCGATTTGTACAATCGGTTGTACAGACATACATATGCGTACAACCGTTTATTTGGAATATTTATTGATTGATCAATTGATTCGTTTGCTATTTTTACAATTTCCCTTTTTGGTCTGGCATTGCGTTtccttgtgtgtgtgtattttcgTGTGAGTTTTTCTTATAAGTAATATTGAAAATTTTGTGGATTCATCAAAGAGAGAATCGCGTCGTTTGGTGAATTGTTGCATGTGTTTCTTTTGCATGTGCGTTGCTTTTGGGAGAGTATGTGAGTGGGTGTTATATACATTTATCATTATTTATATTGTGTGAAAGATCTCTAAATCATGTGCGACATCATGCAACGACTCACATCACGGTTAGCGCGATGCAAATGACCTTGAAAATGCTGCTGTAgacgttgttgttgttgctgctgctgggcctcTGCTTCCACCATCATGCCTCCAGCTCCAACTCCAGCGCCACCACCGCTGGCCTGCATCTCGTAATCCATTAAGCAGGCCTGTGTTCCAATTATTTGTGTGGCAGGCAGGGAAAAGAAATCTGTAAGGCGAGAGGCAAAAACGGTATAGTAATGAGCGTTAATGCAGGCGCAACACGTTGCCGATATCGATAGTTATGTCACCTGCGGCTCTCTCGCAAGGTGTACTGCATGAGGTTAGGCATTTCCAGAGAGCGCTCCCACAATAGTCACATATATTGTTGTTTCGCTGCGGTCGTGAGAGACTATGCGATTCGAAGAGCGGGAACTCCTCGCCTCACCTTGTATAGGTACACCTTGCTCTGCCGCTGCTCTGTCGACCAGAGCCGATAGTTGCCCCAATTACCGTTCGTTTATTTATAGCCGATGCAAGCGGCGTTGACAGCGACGCTGGCAGAGACGATGTCATTTCTTATCGCTTTGTCGCTTTGTATTTGTATGCGTGTTTGTGGTTATGATAACGGTTATGGTGGAATGTTAGGACCCCGTCCCCGGGGGGGAACTGTACCTTAGGTTAAACAAGATGCCTTTAAACGAGATGCCGAAAAGGTCATTCATCATTAAAATAATGACCAAATATTGCGACTACGCAGCTGTCGAATCAAGCTTTCTAACACTGAGATAGACTCTTGGGTAATATTTTTGCAGTAGATAGACATTTAAGCCCACTTAAATTGATATTTCAATTCATTTATCCAGTCAGTCGTTCATTGAAACCATAAATGCGATTAACGCTTTATAAGAAGTCTACACATATGATATACCACATTTATATTGATTTTCACGTTTTAGATATACACCTTTTAGATACACATTTTGTGTCTCGCCTCTTTTGTTGTATAAACCTATTATAGATTGATTGGGTGCACAACAAGTTGCAACACTTGGCTGCCCCTTCGCCTATCCCACTCCTCCACTATCTCAGCGCGGTGGCACGGCGTTTTTATTATTGTCGCGCGGATTTTAGCCGTCTCGCAAGTGCTTATCGGCTCTTTGAACAGAGAGCTGTACCCACGGAAAACGCTCTAAATAATGACTGATAAGCCAGGTCAGAGCAACCAAGTCAACATTAGGCGGTGAGGTCAGCCCCCCGCTGATTTTGTAACGAAATTCACAAAAAATTTCACGCAACGGCAATTAAATGTCAAGGTTAAGCCAAAACTGCTCATTAAATATACACATTTCGGTTGTTATACGAAATTTACTTACCATTACAATACTGGGCCGCCAGATCCACATCGTCGAAGCGGCAGCGCTTGGTGTACATCGGGTTATCCCCGTCCTCGGATGGCTCGTTCCCGTTACAACGCTTTTTGCAGCGTGCTACAGACGCGGCGACGGCAGCATCCATGGGCTGCTCATTGTTGTTTGCATCATTGAACGCATAGCCGCCACCGGCAGCGTCGACAGAGGGGGCGACAGTGTAAGAGACTGCACGTGGATTGAATGGATCCAAGGTTTGTCGCATCTGCCTGGTTTCGAAATTGGCGGCAGTCGGGCCCGCCGAGTCTGCATGTGCCCAGCACTCGAAATTTGTCAACACCATGCTGATGACGGACGCGCGCAGTGGAAATTTACCAAGAATATATGAGAGGGAACAGAACGGAACGGCGTCCTAACAGTACTCGGTCGCGCGGCAAACTGCAGTCGACGATGGATTTTTTGGTATACAGTTAATTGCCGCAAAAGCAAATACGCGCATTGAAAAATGctgaaataaatttaattaacaCACGCAAGCAGGGCGAGCACACAGCCAAATACGAGACGAACGGCGAACGAAACGAACGCGCGATGACGGCAATTGTTAAAAATAAACTCACAATAAGCAAGTTTTACATTTTTGCCGCGTGCGCTTTGTTTTGATTCGCgtccagtgtgaccgcggacttatcgATCACATATATGGTCTaccctcagaaatattccGAAAATACGTCACAGgattcaaaatataccgtaaatatactgacgagtTATTTGTATTCTAGTTCCATCATACTCCTCGTTTAAGATATTCGGTTGAATTTTACAAGATAGCTAGGACCCTCAGCTCTGAACTCATTATTTTATCCGATTATTACATAAGTCTCCTAAGGGACTGGCTCATCTTAATTGGATTGCTCATAAAATTTCGTTTAAGCAAAACCGGTCATCAAAAAATTAAACCAAAAAACGTAAGTGTGTTCGCTCTTCGTTCCGTTGACTTTTGCGCACGCAGGGGTGCTTTGAAACATCGATAACTAACAAAGCAACTGTAGAAACTATCGCATTATCATGTGATTGTCAAAATGTATGATAAAAACGAATGGCAGGCAAAAGCAAAATCAAAATAGTCACAAATATCAGAATTTTCAATTGGAATAAGTTCAAAAATATTTAGAAAAATGACGAACAAAAATAAGAAAACCAGCGCTGGCACTGGCGGTGCCGCTGCCCCCTCAAAGCAGGCCAGACAGCAGTCGGAGGTAAGGTACACAATGGCCACGGAGTTGCCGGTAGCTAAACCCTTGTCTTGTTTATGTTTCTAGGACTCTCAGGACTATAGCTCTTTCAAAACAGTGCTCTTCTATTGCATGCTGATTGTGTTCCTACCTGTGATCACATTCTTTCTGTTAAAGGCCGTCGTTTTGGATGGCTTCTTCGAGATGAGCGAGTTGAAAGTTAACATTTTCTCGGCGGTCGGTGCCGTAGTGGCCTTACACATTGCTCTGGGACTGTATATCTATCGCGCCTACTTTGGAGGCTCCGGCTCCAAGGCATCGAAGGTCGACTAAGCTTCATCGAGGACGTTCACCATTTCCATTTTTGTTCTAGAAAGTATTAAGTCAAACGAAACACTTttgtacatacacatacaatGTTTATATGCCcgacagagagagggggaaAGTTGCCTGTAAATGTGTGTAGTAATCGTTTTCTATTGCATAACTCTCGATAGCAGCGGGAAAAACGTGCAACCCCCTTTGTTGTCTAGTGTTTTTTGTCTCTAATATTGCATTAAAAAAGACATTATTAAGTGAAATGCGTGGTTTATTGAATCTGAATCGAGGCAGGCATTTGGTGCGCCAATATTCCTGGATGGAGGCTGTCAAAACAATGCTGGCGAAGCCGCGAAAGAAAATCTACAACCTGGGAGCTTGCTTTGAGCTGGCCGACATATCACAGGTCAGATATAATTCACGATCAATTGGTTCCGATCCACATTCTTTTCTTGCAACTAGCACCAAGTACAAATGTCTGTGCATACGCGGTCGATCGCTGTTCAACACTGCCAATCCACAAGCCAACAGCTGTTCGCGGGTCAGGCCAGAATATTTGGGCTTGTTTATTGGCCCTAACAAGTGCAAAAACGATAAATTGATAGTGATAGATGCCACGCAACTGTTTCGTTAACACATGCTGCAGTCATCAGACTGATACACACCTGCGCCCATGCAGCACCTCGCCCAGCGGCAAACAAACAGCACGCACTATTGATTGGAACCACCTGTTAGAACGCTACGACGCGAGATTCCCACTCCCCAAAAAAACGGAATTACTCGGCCACGTATTCGGGTATCAGTGTTCAACATGCTGCGACTCCAGCTGCCTCGATTACCGCCGAATATGTGGACGTTGTGCGTGCAGGCGGCTTTGATAGCCACCTTGGTCAAGAGCTCGGTGTCCCTTACGGACAATCTGGTTGGCCGATTACAGGTGCCACCACCCCAAAGCAACTCCTACCATCTGACTGTGCTTTAACCATCTCTTCTTTCTCGTTACAGACCTCGTACAACCCGAGCAAGCTATCGGAATCAAAATTCCTGGAATACAGCAATCTGTCGAACAAACTCCACTTGCGGGAAGCCATCAACCACATACTGATTCCACGAGTGGTGGGCACCGGAAACCACAGCCTCGTGAGGCAGTACATCGTGCAGAGCCTGAAAGACCTGGACTGGCATGTGGAGCTGGACAGCTTCCATGATACGGCCCCCATTATGGGGCAACTGCATTTCCACAATATCATTGCCACCCTGAATCCGGACGCAGAGCGGTATCTGGTCCTGGCCTGCCACTACGACAGCAAGTACATGCCGAAGGCGGAATTTCTTGGAGCCACTGACTCCGCTGTGCCCTGTGCCATGCTGCTAAACCTGGCCCAGGTGCTGCAGGAGCAGCTAAAACCGTTCAAGAAGTCCAAACTCAGTCTGATGCTTTTGTTCTTCGATGGCGAGGAGGCCTTCGAGGAGTGGGGACCCAAAGACTCAATTTACGGTGCCCGTCACTTGGCCAAACGGTGGCAACACGAGGGAAAACTGGATAGCATCGATATGCTTGTTTTGTTGGACCTGCTGGGAGCCCCCGAT contains:
- the LOC108152051 gene encoding uncharacterized protein LOC108152051 isoform X1; the protein is MVLTNFECWAHADSAGPTAANFETRQMRQTLDPFNPRAVSYTVAPSVDAAGGGYAFNDANNNEQPMDAAVAASVARCKKRCNGNEPSEDGDNPMYTKRCRFDDVDLAAQYCNDFFSLPATQIIGTQACLMDYEMQASGGGAGVGAGGMMVEAEAQQQQQQQRLQQHFQDPIEKEQQLKLYTRLPEQHISRKVIAQPLTIAQANSSEAEAYLYIGTHGGCLHHYEKLGGSEQEEFDI
- the LOC108152051 gene encoding uncharacterized protein LOC108152051 isoform X3, producing MVLTNFECWAHADSAGPTAANFETRQMRQTLDPFNPRAVSYTVAPSVDAAGGGYAFNDANNNEQPMDAAVAASVARCKKRCNGNEPSEDGDNPMYTKRCRFDDVDLAAQYCNDFFSLPATQIIGTQACLMDYEMQASGGGAGVGAGGMMVEAEAQQQQQQQRLQQHFQGHLHRANRDTP
- the LOC108152051 gene encoding uncharacterized protein LOC108152051 isoform X2, which gives rise to MVLTNFECWAHADSAGPTAANFETRQMRQTLDPFNPRAVSYTVAPSVDAAGGGYAFNDANNNEQPMDAAVAASVARCKKRCNGNEPSEDGDNPMYTKRCRFDDVDLAAQYCNDFFSLPATQIIGTQACLMDYEMQASGGGAGVGAGGMMVEAEAQQQQQQQRLQQHFQGHLHRANRDVSRCMMSHMI
- the LOC108152052 gene encoding vacuolar ATPase assembly integral membrane protein VMA21 homolog, with protein sequence MTNKNKKTSAGTGGAAAPSKQARQQSEDSQDYSSFKTVLFYCMLIVFLPVITFFLLKAVVLDGFFEMSELKVNIFSAVGAVVALHIALGLYIYRAYFGGSGSKASKVD
- the LOC108152050 gene encoding glutaminyl-peptide cyclotransferase isoform X1, which produces MRGLLNLNRGRHLVRQYSWMEAVKTMLAKPRKKIYNLGACFELADISQTSYNPSKLSESKFLEYSNLSNKLHLREAINHILIPRVVGTGNHSLVRQYIVQSLKDLDWHVELDSFHDTAPIMGQLHFHNIIATLNPDAERYLVLACHYDSKYMPKAEFLGATDSAVPCAMLLNLAQVLQEQLKPFKKSKLSLMLLFFDGEEAFEEWGPKDSIYGARHLAKRWQHEGKLDSIDMLVLLDLLGAPDPAFYSFFANTESWYMRLQSVETRLAQIELLERYASSGVSQRDPTRYFQSQAMRSSFIEDDHIPFLKRNVPVLHLIPVPFPTVWHTPDDNESVIDYATTDNLALIIRLFALEYLLGGDQAK
- the LOC108152050 gene encoding glutaminyl-peptide cyclotransferase isoform X2, which produces MLRLQLPRLPPNMWTLCVQAALIATLVKSSVSLTDNLVGRLQTSYNPSKLSESKFLEYSNLSNKLHLREAINHILIPRVVGTGNHSLVRQYIVQSLKDLDWHVELDSFHDTAPIMGQLHFHNIIATLNPDAERYLVLACHYDSKYMPKAEFLGATDSAVPCAMLLNLAQVLQEQLKPFKKSKLSLMLLFFDGEEAFEEWGPKDSIYGARHLAKRWQHEGKLDSIDMLVLLDLLGAPDPAFYSFFANTESWYMRLQSVETRLAQIELLERYASSGVSQRDPTRYFQSQAMRSSFIEDDHIPFLKRNVPVLHLIPVPFPTVWHTPDDNESVIDYATTDNLALIIRLFALEYLLGGDQAK